The segment CTTGGCCTGAGATTAACGTTCCAAACCATAGCGGGGGAATACCCGGAAAGCTTAATTATCGTTAATAATTGATCAAGTGGAGCGCCAAGGAAATGTTTAAGTTGTTACATAACGGATACAGAAGTGGTTCGatgttagttttttttaaaaggtataCGCGAAAAATCCATAGACTGTATTTCTCCAGTTTCCCGTGAATAATCGGGTCTATTCTCTTTGTGTAGTGGTTTACATTTGTTCTCTTTCTTAACTTTTTATTCTGTCGATATTTTTGGATTCCGTTAATTCATGGTTAAAACGTAGAACAAACATAATCCAATGTTGATCCACTGTTGATTTATCAATAAATCTTCAATGTTGAAACAATCTTGAATTTGCAACATTTTATCTAACGGCGGTTACAACTTAATCAAGACGAGTTTTCAAAGTTGAAGATGCAACATTATTTCAGCATCGAAACGTtgaaacaaactttaaaaatatatgtatcaaaagTTGAAACAGCACTAAAGCTCCATATAGTTTTAATGTTTGATTGTCATTTGATAGTTCAATCTTGATTTAACGTTTAGTTATTAccgttttctgtttctttataaaaaattcataaaagtgttattttaaatttatttttcaacgtTGTTAATTTATGTTTAATCAACATTGTTGTGCAaaaatatgagagagagagagagagagagagagagagagagagagagagagagagagaacaatgAAACGTACTTGGGGAAATaggatataaatgaaaaatagcGCAAACAAATGTAAACACTTGACATATAAAAGTTCTGGAACCCCCTCAAACGTCAAACATGGCAAGTTGATTTCGGAAGAGACTGAAGTGATTTAGTCAACACTGCGCACATTCCAGGAGAGGGACAGGCGCACGTAGCTCATCTGTAAAATGTACGTGAATGAGATGCTGAATATTGAATGTGTGGCTAAACAGAAGAGGTTACTATATCcccttcttgtttacattttaggTTAATATACCCCCGGACAcatagcatcgtttttcaaaaaaaaaaaaaaaaaacccaaaaaaggaggggggggggattaaaaaAAATCGACTAGCAAGCAAAAGGATCTCTTATTTTTCTCAGATCTAGAGTTCCACGTCTTGGTTTATATGGTCTCGGATTGTCCATTGTATTATTTAGGCACATGTATAATATGtcacaaaggggggggggggtgttacatTTTCAGATTAGTTACATCTAAAGTTCCTTGATGCATTTTGGGTTAATATATCTCCAGATTGATCACACTTTAGGCTTACATTACCCTTTGTTACATTTTTACCGAATCTTTAAAACGAAAGTTCttactggattttatttttgcataaaatacacactttttaaaatcttacaaTTACCTTTCAAATTCTCATTTGACCACACATTTATGTGATCAAATGTTATTACAAATGCATTTCCTGCCTGCTTGTTTATATTTTCTTCCTTTCGCTGCCATATTTTAGTGGATGTTAATACCTGAAAAACAGAGAATAAAACATAGTGCAATGGAAGGAATGCAGataatataccccccccccctcttcacTTTCACTGGAATCATCTGTCTGAGTATAAGGATACTGTTTTCACAATGTGAGGGTCCATTTTGCAGACGACACctttgttcattttgaaatttcatcagCTGGCAGCACACAATATCCGATATACAAAGATCTATGGTTTTCTTTACATTGTTGGAGACCTGGGTTACTTCTAAAAACAGAGTTCGAAACCAGTtcatctatgtgtgtgtgtgtatatatatatatatatatatatatatatatatatgatttgcAGTCTTTAATTAGCGCCTTATTTTCAGTCGTGCAGCAACAGTCGTGCAGCAATATGCATTTCGTCACTCTAGTTCTCTTTATTATTGCACTTGTTTTCTCGACCGAGCTGGCCAGTTACCGGCCGGAATCTGACCAGCCTGAAGCTTTTATGATCTTCATCGTCGCTTGTCATGCTTACTGAGTTCAGAAGttacctaccctacctcaaaATGTGAACGTTCATAAAGGTTACAGCGAAGTTTATATccttaaaacacacacacagagcaTTTCTTTTTCATAATATCATAATGACAATATGTTGCGTGGAAACTGTAAAATAGTATGAATGTATAAAAGTGGTGACTATGTGAGCTAAATTGTCAAAGTATCTCTCGGTAGTACTTGTGTATATAGGAACCCCTTTTCATGGTACATTATTTCATAGTCAATATCAGCACGCTGATTGAGAAGTCCGAGGAAATGATGATCGTTCTTTTACCCTTCCTCTGTGCCGCCGTATCCTTGGCTGAGTTGACCACTCTCCATAAAGGCCGAAATCTGACCAGTATGGAAGAGCGACTTTCCTATCTGGAGAAAACTATCGTACGTCGAATAAACGCCACAGAGCGCGTTCTAGGACAGTTGCTGACAGGGAGAGATGATGCCGATATATCGGCTCTGAATGTACTTGCTCTTAGATCTGGTAAGACAAAGTTCCTACTACTACCatccatgatatatatatatacatacatacatacatacatacatatatatatatatatatatatatatatatatatatatatatatatataattatataatactCTTTTGCTTGGGATATTGTCAGATCATAGCTGCTCCTTTTAATATAGTTTTCGTGTAGaacaaatttcaaaagtattttcaCTAGTTCGTAATTTCGTGGAAAACTATTCTTTCATGAGAAAGATGTGTACTTCATGGTCACTTATATTCGTGGTCTGCCATAAGCATGAAATATGATAAAGCCACAGTACGGGAATTTTAAATACTAGTACGCTCGCACCAATTACTGTTCCTAAAATCCTGGTCACCGTCTTATATTTTTGTTCTTACACGTTAAAAATTTAGGTACATGTACTGTTAATTTTACAAACTAAGTCACAGCTACAAAGAGGACGTCCAAAGACCGCTGTCATCGCTTCTCCCTCCTGCTAGACACCTGGTGActcctctgatatgtccaggggtccatgttagTCCTGctcgtaattttgtattcttcttaggagttatgagatcgattgAACACTATTCATCTTTTCATTTTGCAATTTACCAAATACATAGGAAGAACGGATAATTAGTTATATACATCGCTCACACTTACACACAAACACTATCTAGGAACTAACATCCATGAACATAATTTTCTCTTTTACTAAAATAGGTATGTTAGCCAGTCCCTCAGAGCCTGTTCTGTTTTCTGCTTACAAGTCCTCATCTACCGGTGGAATAAGCACTAAGGTCACCATTAGGTTTGACAAGACCTACATCAACCTAGGAAATCACTACCATACAGAGAACGGAATCTTCATCGCTCCCAAAACCGGCGTATACCTGTTCCACTGGACTATCGCTACAGGGAGCAGTGCGTTCTCCTCTCAGCTGATGGTAGGGGGTACTGTTCGCGCTTCCAATCTCGTTCCTTATCCAGGCGGGGTAGATTCCAGTTCAGCGATGGTAATATTGAACATCAGTGAAGAGGACCACGTCTGGATACAACTGTACGGTTCTTCAGAACATGTCTATGGTGCCAGCAGTTCTATAGGAAATAACTACCAATCAACGTTTTCTGGAATCCTTGTACATACTCCTTAGTGACCATGATAACCACACTTAATAAACAAGTCTTTTCTGTGTATAAGAATGATTATTTGTAATTTTGGTTGCTTTCTATGAATGTAAATACTGgcatatttcaataaatcaatgaatagagtagtgttttttttaaacgaaAACATCAATcgaaatatttatatttgtatagtttttagctcacctgagctgaaagctcaagtgagcattGCTGATCATTCATTGttcgtcgtctgtccgtccgtctgtctttaaacttttcatactttcgatttcttctccagaaccaatgagccaatttcaaccaaacttggtacaaatcattctCGAGTGAAGAGGATCCATGTTTGTTCAAAGGAAGGatcatgccccttcaaaggaaaaataatacaatgcaaaaatagggtggggccatttaaaaatcttctcaagaaccactgggccagaagagctgacattgcggaaatattcatatctagtgatcagtcattcaaaaacgtactttgttaaacaccactctgattccacgcacaagtactctgaagttgaaataaaaaatatgctagagttcctcattgataatatcttcgtggtctttggtgatcaggtcttccaacagtctgttggaattcccatgggcacgaattgtgctcctttgttagctgacctgtttttatattcatatgaagcagaatttattcaaaaacttgtacgtgagaagaaaaaatctctcgctgtgaccttcaattcgacttttagatatatcgatgacgttttgtctattaacaatgatagctttcattcatatgtcgatttgatgtatccctgtgagctcgaaataaaggacaccacagagtcgtccacttctgcttcatacttagatattttattgaaaatagacattaacggcaaactaacaactcaactgtatgacaaacgggatgatttcagcttctccatcgtcaacttcccacatttatgtagcaatgttccattatcacctgcatatggtgtttatgtatctcaactgattcgatatgcaagagcttgttctgggtatagtcagtttttaaatcgaggtaagctactgacaaacaagttgatggtacagggatttcaacagtctcgattgaagtcagcatttcgcaaattctatggtcgttataacgatctagttcgtcaatacaacctcgcattgggtcaaatgctgtctgatgtgcttcataccgattgttaagccgttcttggcacacttattttgactgcggataactccgtttacctgatcaggatatggggctcacggcgggtgtgaccggtcaacaggggatgcttactcctcctaggcacctgatcccacctctggtgtgtccaggggtccgtgtttgcccaactatctattttgtattgcttgtaggagttatgagattgatcactgttcgttatcttcaccttgcattaacgtgaaaacttcctgacgtagtgtagattcaaatttgttaaaatcatgacccggGGGAggtggggggtaggatggggccagaatAAGGGATCAAACTTTATAtacggaaattctttaaaaatatccttCTCAAGatccattgggccaaagaagtttacatttacatgaaagtttcctgacagtgcagaatcagtttgttaaaatcatgacccccggtggtaggattgggctacaatctgactaaagtacagatatatatatatatatatatatatatatatatatatatatatatatataattaaaaagatacacgaagacgtttagtaaagctttagcgctttcatttcaaatcttcagaagctttagattactaaatgtaaagcttctgaagatttcaaatgaaagcgctaaagctttactaaacgtcttcgtgtaccttttttattttttacctatacttttaccaatcattgcgaaaagtcattatctatctatctatctatagcACTAAAaggaccaacgacacgaacaaccagattgtcaaattttcgggacgacccg is part of the Ostrea edulis chromosome 2, xbOstEdul1.1, whole genome shotgun sequence genome and harbors:
- the LOC130051995 gene encoding adiponectin-like — translated: MVHYFIVNISTLIEKSEEMMIVLLPFLCAAVSLAELTTLHKGRNLTSMEERLSYLEKTIVRRINATERVLGQLLTGRDDADISALNVLALRSGMLASPSEPVLFSAYKSSSTGGISTKVTIRFDKTYINLGNHYHTENGIFIAPKTGVYLFHWTIATGSSAFSSQLMVGGTVRASNLVPYPGGVDSSSAMVILNISEEDHVWIQLYGSSEHVYGASSSIGNNYQSTFSGILVHTP